In the genome of Chryseobacterium sp. 52, the window TTAAGATAATTTCACTGTAGTCACTTTTGGGAATAGACATCGCCAGGGCAATGGAAACACCGCCACGGATTCCTCCCCAGACTAACACTTTTATCGTCTGCGGACTAAACCTTGTTCTTAATGACATAAATCTCGTAGGCACCCAGATTGAAATCAAACGGGCAAATAAAACCACTGCAATTGCCAGTAAACCCGGAACCATATAGTGTTTTAAATCTTTGATCATTAAAAGTTCAAAACCGATAAAAAGGAATAATACAGCATTCAGTATTTCGTCGATCAGCTCCCAGAATTTAATCAGATAATCCTGAGTAACAGATTTCATTTTAAATCTCACATTAAAATTCCCCATGAATAAACCTGCCGCTACCATTGTTAACGGTCCTGAAATATGCATCTGTCTTGCGATAAGATATCCTCCCATCACAACAGAAAGCGTTACCAGAACGGAAATAATATAATCATCTACTTCACGCATCAGCCTTGAAGTTATCCATCCCAGTACTACCCCGAGCAGAATCCCTCCACCGGCTTCCTTCATCAGAAGCAGTCCTATGCTTTCAACACCCAGATCTACTTCCTTTCCTATAGCCAGCTGCAATACGACTGTAAATACAACCACAGCCATACCGTCATTAAAAAGAGATTCTCCCGCCACTTTTGTTTCTAATGATTTAGAGACATTGGCCTGTTTCAGAATACTCAAAACAGCAACCGGATCGGTAGGTGAAATAAGCGCACCAAAAAGCAGACAGTAGATAAAAGGAAGTTCAATCCCCAGAAAAGGAAGGAGATAAAACATCCCGAATCCTACAACAAATGTAGAAATAACGACTCCGGCTGTAGAAAATATCAGCACCGGCCTGAACTGTTCTTTAAGGTCATTGATATTAATATGGATTCCTCCTGCAAAAAGAAGGAAATTAAGCATTGCTCCCATTAAAACTTCTGTGAAGTCTATACCATTCATTAAATTATTAAGATGCCCAAAAGTCTTTGGGAGAACCGTTTCTCCAAACATAACCAGGAAAATGGAAACCACAATGGCAATTACCATAATCCCGATGGTACTCGGAAGTTTCAGAAATCTGTGATTAAGATATGCGAAAATTGATGCTAATACTATTAAGGCTGAAAATGAATAATATAAATCCACTAAGTGTTTTTTAAATTAATTTTATAGGTCTAGATAAAGTATTTTGATATACAGCTTACGGCCGTCTTTTTCCCAGATATCAAACATTCCGTCTCTGGCCGTTTTTGATCCCCGGACATAATCCTTCCCGATATTCAGGATATTCAGAAGGATATATTCATCCCCGACAGAATTAACCAGATAGGCTGTTTTTTCAGAGGCTCCGTCTCCTGAATTCTTTATTCCATCAGTGAGCGAACGGAACTGGTTCAGGTGATGTATGAAATTGTTCCCGTCTTTCTGGGAATCATATGCTCTGAGAAGAACCAGAAGAATATCCAGGTTGGTAGGATCCTTATCATAAAGAACCTTGCCCTGCTTGATGCATTCTTCAAAATTGCTTTGCTTAAAGGCATCTGCCAAACTTTTGAAGCTGTCGTCAAGGGTAGAAATCTTATCATCTCTGAAATTTCTCCCGTAATAAAGATACTGAGCTTCAATACTGTCCAGAGATTTTGGATATCCTTTATATTTAAAAATCAGCTTCTCATAATTGTAAGGAGAAGCCGGATTTTTAAGACTTTTCTCAATATTTTTTAAATCGATTTTTGACTTCTGGCTGAACCCAAACACCGAAAATAAAACCAATAACAGGAAAAAGTGATATTTCATTAATCGTTGTTTTCTTCTTCCTCATCATTGTCGAAATATTCGAAAAGGAAATCATTGTATGGGAATCTGGAAATATGGATTTTCATTACCTCATCATAGATCATCTTTTTCATTTCCGGGAAGTTTTCCTTCGTTAACGCTGAAATGAACACCGTCGGATATTTAGATTTACCCATCCATGTCTTTTTCCATTCGTCCAAAGAAATATTCTTCTTTGTAGATGGGGTAAGATCATCCTCGTCTTTCTTGTCGTAGCTGAAGTCATCAATTTTATTAAAAACCATGATCATTGGTTTTTGATGAGCATTGATCTCCATTAATGTATTATTAACAGATTCTAACTGATCTTCAAAGTTTTCGTGAGAAATATCTACTACATGAATAAGCAGATCCGCCTCGCGAACCTCATCCAGTGTAGATTTAAAAGATTCTACAAGCTGTGTCGGAAGCTTTCTGATGAATCCTACTGTATCTGTAAGCAAAAACGGTAAATTTCCAATGACTACTTTTCTTACTGTCGTGTCTAATGTTGCAAACAGTTTGTTTTCTGCAAAAACTTCCGACTTGGAAATAGCATTCATCAGGGTAGATTTCCCGACATTGGTATAGCCCACCAAAGCAGCGCGAACGACTTTTCCGCGATTATTTCGCTGCGTCGCCATTTGCTTATCAATGATTTTCAATTTATCTTTTAACAAGGAAATCCTGTCACGGATGATACGACGGTCAGTTTCAATCTCCGTTTCTCCGGGGCCTCTCATTCCGATTCCCCCTTTCTGACGCTCCAGGTGAGTCCACATTCTTGTCAGACGAGGTAAAAGATATTGATACTGTGCCAATTCTACCTGAGTTCTTGCATAAGAAGTCTGTGCTCTCTGTGCAAAAATATCAAGGATAAGATTGGTTCTGTCCAGAATTTTCACTTCTATTTCTTTTTCAAGATTTTTAAGCTGGGAAGGAGATAATTCGTCATCAAAAATAATTGTTCCGATCTCGTTTTCCTTTACGTATTCTTTTATTTCCTGTGCTTTTCCACTTCCGATGAAGGTTTTGGAATCCGGCTGCGTTAACTTTTGAGTAAAACGTTTTTGAACGGTTGCCCCTGCTGTGAAGGCTAAAAATTCCAATTCATCCATATATTCCGTAAGCTTATCTTCATCTTGATTTTGGGTAATAACACCCACCAAAATAGCTTTCTCGTAATTATGTTCTTTCTTATC includes:
- a CDS encoding DUF4919 domain-containing protein; this encodes MKYHFFLLLVLFSVFGFSQKSKIDLKNIEKSLKNPASPYNYEKLIFKYKGYPKSLDSIEAQYLYYGRNFRDDKISTLDDSFKSLADAFKQSNFEECIKQGKVLYDKDPTNLDILLVLLRAYDSQKDGNNFIHHLNQFRSLTDGIKNSGDGASEKTAYLVNSVGDEYILLNILNIGKDYVRGSKTARDGMFDIWEKDGRKLYIKILYLDL
- the hflX gene encoding GTPase HflX, encoding MLDKKEHNYEKAILVGVITQNQDEDKLTEYMDELEFLAFTAGATVQKRFTQKLTQPDSKTFIGSGKAQEIKEYVKENEIGTIIFDDELSPSQLKNLEKEIEVKILDRTNLILDIFAQRAQTSYARTQVELAQYQYLLPRLTRMWTHLERQKGGIGMRGPGETEIETDRRIIRDRISLLKDKLKIIDKQMATQRNNRGKVVRAALVGYTNVGKSTLMNAISKSEVFAENKLFATLDTTVRKVVIGNLPFLLTDTVGFIRKLPTQLVESFKSTLDEVREADLLIHVVDISHENFEDQLESVNNTLMEINAHQKPMIMVFNKIDDFSYDKKDEDDLTPSTKKNISLDEWKKTWMGKSKYPTVFISALTKENFPEMKKMIYDEVMKIHISRFPYNDFLFEYFDNDEEEENND
- a CDS encoding cation:proton antiporter, with amino-acid sequence MDLYYSFSALIVLASIFAYLNHRFLKLPSTIGIMVIAIVVSIFLVMFGETVLPKTFGHLNNLMNGIDFTEVLMGAMLNFLLFAGGIHININDLKEQFRPVLIFSTAGVVISTFVVGFGMFYLLPFLGIELPFIYCLLFGALISPTDPVAVLSILKQANVSKSLETKVAGESLFNDGMAVVVFTVVLQLAIGKEVDLGVESIGLLLMKEAGGGILLGVVLGWITSRLMREVDDYIISVLVTLSVVMGGYLIARQMHISGPLTMVAAGLFMGNFNVRFKMKSVTQDYLIKFWELIDEILNAVLFLFIGFELLMIKDLKHYMVPGLLAIAVVLFARLISIWVPTRFMSLRTRFSPQTIKVLVWGGIRGGVSIALAMSIPKSDYSEIILSITYCVVVFSIIVQGLTIAKVANPKAIAKEEESQETVAVDEHA